Proteins encoded by one window of Micromonospora coxensis:
- a CDS encoding DNA glycosylase AlkZ-like family protein: MAVTNLSVEQVLAWRARRQLLHRPPGTDAVAVVGRLAGVQAQVASAAEQAVAARQPAPRPGTTAAALADRTLVKTWAMRGALHLLPTAEAAAYLALLAAGRFWEKGSWQRSFVTVGQLDAIAEAARSALDGRVLGREALTAEIVERTGDAALAAHLGSGWGAVLKPLAWQGLLVHGPADGNRVTFTRPDTYLPGWSGLPAPEEAAARVVPAYLGAYGPADPETFDQWLSRGGSKRPMLRGWFRTLVEAGELVPVTVDGRPGYARAGDLPEIAAAEPTDDVRLLPAFDQWVLGPGTRDTTVVPAARRADVSRTAGWITPVVVHRGRVVGTWEARDGEPEVTLWPESPPVPADRLDEERSRLRSYLKGVGDA; this comes from the coding sequence ATGGCCGTCACGAACCTTTCCGTCGAGCAGGTGCTGGCCTGGCGGGCGCGCCGTCAGCTGCTGCACCGGCCGCCGGGCACCGACGCGGTCGCCGTGGTCGGCCGGCTGGCCGGCGTGCAGGCGCAGGTGGCCTCCGCCGCCGAGCAGGCCGTCGCCGCGCGACAGCCGGCGCCCCGACCGGGTACGACGGCTGCCGCGCTCGCCGACCGGACCCTGGTGAAGACCTGGGCGATGCGTGGCGCCCTGCACCTGCTGCCCACCGCCGAGGCGGCGGCCTACCTGGCGCTGTTGGCCGCCGGCCGGTTCTGGGAGAAGGGCTCCTGGCAGCGCAGCTTCGTCACGGTCGGGCAGCTCGACGCGATCGCCGAGGCGGCCCGGTCCGCACTGGACGGCCGGGTGCTCGGCCGGGAGGCGCTGACCGCCGAGATCGTCGAACGCACCGGTGACGCCGCGCTCGCCGCGCACCTCGGCTCCGGCTGGGGCGCGGTGCTCAAGCCGCTGGCCTGGCAGGGGCTGCTGGTGCACGGGCCGGCCGACGGCAACCGGGTCACCTTCACCCGGCCCGACACGTACCTGCCGGGCTGGTCGGGGCTGCCCGCCCCGGAGGAGGCCGCCGCACGGGTGGTGCCGGCGTACCTGGGGGCGTACGGGCCGGCGGACCCGGAGACCTTCGACCAGTGGCTCAGCCGGGGCGGCTCGAAGCGGCCGATGCTGCGGGGCTGGTTCCGGACCCTGGTCGAGGCGGGTGAGCTGGTCCCGGTGACGGTCGACGGGCGACCCGGGTACGCCCGGGCCGGCGACCTGCCGGAGATCGCCGCCGCCGAGCCCACCGACGACGTGCGCCTGCTGCCCGCCTTCGACCAGTGGGTGCTCGGGCCGGGCACCCGGGACACCACGGTGGTGCCGGCGGCCCGCCGGGCGGACGTGAGCCGGACGGCCGGCTGGATCACCCCGGTGGTGGTGCACCGGGGCCGGGTGGTCGGCACCTGGGAGGCCCGCGACGGCGAGCCCGAGGTGACCCTCTGGCCCGAGTCGCCGCCGGTGCCGGCCGACCGGCTCGACGAGGAGCGGTCGCGACTGCGGTCGTACCTGAAAGGGGTGGGTGATGCGTGA
- a CDS encoding dolichyl-phosphate-mannose--protein mannosyltransferase, protein MTSASTAQSANEAGPEQGSSPTGGGDGIPAVVRRRLATVEARLDVNSWLATAVVVVIAAVLRLLDLSRPAGKIFDEIYYARDGYGLIDKGVEWNYKDNGPSYVVHPPLGKWLIGLGEWAFGYADAEHNIKVPGHLMTTAPEFGWRISAAIAGILSVLMLTRIARRMFRSTTLGCAAGLLLALDGFHLVLSRTALLDIFLLLFVLAAFGALVLDRDSRRRRWARALEAGLDPTAAGPAGRPAGGWRTWPWWRLAVGVLLGCAVAVKWSALYFVPAFGLLALLWEVGVRRSAGVRRPWRDALLDELPWLVLAGVVLVLTYLATWSGWLLGDDGYYRLAERYPNTPGLSDTPVIGALNNLFQYHKAAFDFHTGLETPHKYQSWPWQWLLLGRPVAFYWSNAGGCGAASCAAEILLLGTPLLWWSFLPALAALAWLGIARRDWRAGAILLSLAAGLLPWFWFALDGRTMFSFYAAPALPFLVLAVVYVLGAIVTPRIPEGTPQDPADEGRSADRRLVGGVIVGAYVLLVALCFAYFYPIFVGNSLPYDDWSGRMWLDGRWI, encoded by the coding sequence GTGACGAGTGCGTCGACAGCACAGAGCGCGAACGAAGCCGGTCCCGAGCAGGGGAGTTCCCCCACCGGCGGCGGTGACGGCATCCCGGCCGTCGTACGCCGCCGGCTCGCCACCGTCGAGGCCCGGCTGGACGTGAACTCGTGGCTGGCCACCGCCGTGGTGGTGGTCATCGCGGCCGTCCTGCGCCTGCTCGACCTCAGCCGCCCGGCGGGCAAGATCTTCGACGAGATCTACTACGCCCGCGACGGCTACGGGCTGATCGACAAGGGCGTCGAGTGGAACTACAAGGACAACGGCCCGTCGTACGTGGTGCACCCGCCGCTGGGCAAGTGGCTGATCGGGCTCGGTGAGTGGGCCTTCGGCTACGCCGACGCCGAGCACAACATCAAGGTGCCGGGCCATCTGATGACCACCGCCCCGGAGTTCGGCTGGCGGATCTCGGCGGCGATCGCCGGCATCCTGTCGGTGCTGATGCTGACCCGGATCGCGCGCCGGATGTTCCGCTCCACCACGCTCGGCTGCGCCGCCGGCCTGCTGCTGGCCCTGGACGGCTTCCACCTGGTGCTCTCCCGCACCGCGCTGCTTGACATCTTCCTGCTGTTGTTCGTGCTGGCCGCCTTCGGCGCCCTGGTGCTGGACCGCGACTCCCGGCGGCGGCGCTGGGCCCGGGCGCTGGAGGCGGGGCTGGACCCGACCGCCGCCGGGCCGGCCGGGCGTCCGGCCGGCGGCTGGCGCACCTGGCCGTGGTGGCGGCTCGCCGTCGGGGTGCTGCTCGGCTGCGCGGTCGCGGTGAAGTGGAGCGCCCTGTACTTCGTGCCGGCGTTCGGTCTGCTGGCGCTCCTGTGGGAGGTCGGCGTCCGCCGCTCGGCCGGGGTACGCCGCCCGTGGCGGGACGCGCTGCTGGACGAGCTGCCCTGGCTGGTGCTGGCCGGCGTCGTGCTGGTCCTGACCTACCTGGCGACGTGGTCGGGCTGGCTGCTCGGCGACGACGGCTACTACCGGCTGGCCGAGCGGTACCCGAACACCCCCGGCCTGAGCGACACCCCGGTCATCGGGGCGCTGAACAACCTGTTCCAGTACCACAAGGCGGCCTTCGACTTCCACACCGGCCTGGAGACGCCGCACAAGTACCAGTCCTGGCCCTGGCAGTGGCTGCTGCTCGGGCGGCCGGTGGCGTTCTACTGGTCGAACGCGGGCGGGTGCGGGGCGGCGAGCTGCGCCGCCGAGATCCTGCTGCTCGGCACGCCGCTGCTGTGGTGGTCGTTCCTGCCCGCGCTGGCGGCGCTGGCCTGGCTCGGCATCGCCCGGCGGGACTGGCGGGCCGGGGCGATCCTGCTGAGCCTCGCCGCCGGCCTGCTGCCCTGGTTCTGGTTCGCCCTGGACGGCCGGACGATGTTCTCCTTCTACGCCGCCCCGGCGCTGCCGTTCCTGGTGCTGGCGGTGGTCTACGTGCTGGGCGCGATCGTCACGCCGCGCATCCCGGAGGGGACGCCGCAGGACCCGGCCGATGAAGGGCGCAGCGCCGACCGGCGGCTGGTGGGCGGCGTCATCGTCGGCGCGTACGTGCTGCTGGTGGCGCTCTGCTTCGCGTACTTCTACCCGATCTTCGTGGGCAACTCGCTGCCGTACGACGACTGGTCGGGCCGGATGTGGCTGGACGGCCGCTGGATCTGA
- a CDS encoding TatD family hydrolase, translated as MLAAMTERTETRKQRAARRAGEFPPAPEPLPRPVLDSHTHLDITVGEYGVPLAGATSEPGSRAADGVAGDPVAAAIEVAAAVGVDRLVQVGVDVDSSRWGAGIAARHPAVLATVALHPNEAPRLADLDEALREIETLAAHDRVRGIGETGMDFFRTGDEGRAAQEESFRAHIAIAKRYGKALVVHDRDAHADVLRILDDEGAPDTVVLHCFSGDAEFAAECVRRGYLLSFAGTVTFGSAGALREAAALTPIDQILVETDAPYLTPMPHRGRPNASYLIPLTLRSLAATTGADLDDLCAAVSATGDRVFGPW; from the coding sequence ATGCTGGCCGCGATGACTGAACGCACCGAAACCCGCAAGCAGCGCGCCGCCCGGCGGGCCGGGGAGTTCCCGCCCGCCCCGGAGCCGCTGCCCCGTCCCGTGCTCGACAGCCACACCCACCTGGACATCACGGTCGGCGAATACGGGGTGCCCCTGGCCGGCGCGACGAGTGAGCCGGGGTCGCGAGCGGCGGACGGCGTCGCCGGCGACCCGGTCGCCGCCGCGATCGAGGTGGCCGCCGCCGTCGGCGTGGACCGGCTGGTCCAGGTCGGCGTCGACGTCGACTCCTCCCGCTGGGGCGCCGGGATCGCCGCGCGGCACCCGGCCGTGCTGGCCACCGTGGCGCTGCACCCCAACGAGGCGCCCCGCCTGGCCGACCTGGACGAGGCGCTGCGCGAGATCGAGACGCTCGCCGCCCACGACCGGGTACGCGGCATCGGCGAGACCGGGATGGACTTCTTCCGTACCGGCGACGAGGGGCGGGCCGCGCAGGAGGAGAGCTTCCGCGCGCACATCGCCATCGCCAAGCGGTACGGCAAGGCGCTGGTCGTCCACGACCGCGACGCGCACGCCGACGTGCTGCGCATCCTCGACGACGAGGGCGCTCCCGACACCGTGGTGCTGCACTGCTTCTCCGGCGACGCCGAGTTCGCCGCCGAGTGCGTGCGCCGCGGCTACCTGCTCAGCTTCGCCGGCACGGTGACCTTCGGCAGCGCCGGCGCGCTGCGCGAGGCCGCCGCGCTCACCCCGATCGACCAGATCCTGGTGGAGACCGACGCGCCGTACCTGACCCCGATGCCGCACCGGGGGCGGCCCAACGCGTCGTACCTGATCCCGTTGACCCTCCGGTCCCTGGCCGCGACCACCGGGGCCGACCTCGACGACCTCTGCGCGGCCGTCTCCGCCACCGGCGACCGGGTCTTCGGCCCGTGGTGA
- the rsmA gene encoding 16S rRNA (adenine(1518)-N(6)/adenine(1519)-N(6))-dimethyltransferase RsmA, whose protein sequence is MTGLLGPAEIRELAARLGVAPTKKLGQNFVHDPNTVRRIVTTAGLAPDDVALEVGPGLGSLTLALLPVAAHVHAVEIDPTLAGALPETAARHAGADAARLTVHQADALRVTAADLAGPAPTALVANLPYNVAVPVVLHLLAELPTLRHGLVMVQKEVADRLVAGPGSKVYGIPSVKLAWYSRARAAGRVPPNVFWPVPNVDSGLVAFTRREPPRDDVARQAVFAVVDAAFAQRRKTLRAALAGWAGGADRAAAALTAAGVDPGARGESLTVEQFAAIAASAPTAAPTAG, encoded by the coding sequence GTGACCGGTCTCCTCGGCCCGGCGGAGATCCGGGAACTCGCCGCCCGCCTGGGCGTCGCCCCGACCAAGAAGCTCGGCCAGAACTTCGTGCACGACCCGAACACGGTCCGCCGGATCGTCACCACCGCCGGGCTCGCCCCCGACGACGTGGCGCTGGAGGTCGGCCCCGGCCTCGGCTCGCTCACCCTGGCCCTGCTGCCGGTGGCCGCGCACGTGCACGCCGTGGAGATCGACCCGACGCTGGCCGGGGCGCTGCCGGAGACCGCCGCCCGGCACGCCGGCGCGGACGCCGCCCGGCTCACCGTGCACCAGGCCGACGCGCTGCGGGTCACCGCCGCCGACCTGGCCGGTCCCGCGCCGACCGCGCTGGTGGCGAACCTGCCGTACAACGTCGCCGTGCCGGTGGTGCTGCACCTGCTCGCCGAGCTGCCCACGCTGCGCCACGGCCTGGTGATGGTGCAGAAGGAGGTCGCCGACCGGCTCGTCGCCGGTCCCGGCTCCAAGGTGTACGGGATCCCGTCGGTCAAGCTCGCCTGGTACTCCCGGGCCCGCGCCGCCGGCCGGGTGCCGCCGAACGTGTTCTGGCCGGTGCCGAACGTCGACTCCGGCCTGGTCGCCTTCACCCGGCGCGAGCCGCCCCGCGACGACGTCGCCCGGCAGGCCGTCTTCGCCGTGGTGGACGCCGCGTTCGCCCAGCGCCGCAAGACCCTGCGCGCCGCCCTGGCCGGCTGGGCCGGCGGCGCGGACCGGGCCGCCGCCGCGCTCACCGCCGCCGGGGTGGACCCCGGCGCACGCGGGGAGTCACTCACCGTGGAGCAGTTCGCCGCCATCGCCGCGTCGGCCCCGACCGCCGCCCCCACCGCCGGTTAG
- a CDS encoding 4-(cytidine 5'-diphospho)-2-C-methyl-D-erythritol kinase, producing the protein MTEAWRPDDEDEQRRRGAAGPVKVRVPAKVNLHLGVGPLRRDGYHELNTVYHAISIHDELTARRGDTLTLTMEGEGAGELALDDSNLVIRAAHALAGYAGVMPHARLHLRKQIPLAGGLAGGSADAAAALVACDALWGTGLSRDELAGIAADLGSDVPFLIHGGTALGTGRGEAVSPVLARPTSWHWVVAIADGGLSTPAAYRELDRLRDAGTAGEPLGSTDGLLAALRQRDPRVLAAALGNDLQDAALAMRPSLADTLKAGEAAGALAGIVSGSGPTCVFLATGAADAERIAGEVEAAGVCREARVAHGPVAGARVV; encoded by the coding sequence GTGACCGAGGCCTGGCGACCGGACGACGAGGACGAGCAGCGGCGGCGCGGGGCCGCCGGCCCGGTCAAGGTCCGGGTGCCCGCCAAGGTCAACCTGCACCTCGGGGTGGGGCCGCTGCGCCGCGACGGCTACCACGAGCTGAACACCGTCTACCACGCGATCTCCATCCACGACGAGCTGACCGCCCGGCGGGGTGACACGCTCACCCTGACCATGGAGGGCGAGGGCGCCGGCGAACTGGCCCTGGACGATTCCAACCTGGTCATCCGGGCGGCCCACGCCCTCGCCGGGTACGCCGGGGTCATGCCGCACGCCCGGCTGCACCTGCGCAAGCAGATCCCGCTGGCCGGCGGGCTGGCCGGCGGCAGCGCCGACGCGGCCGCCGCCCTGGTCGCCTGCGACGCCCTCTGGGGCACCGGCCTGTCCCGGGACGAGCTGGCCGGCATCGCCGCCGACCTCGGCTCCGACGTGCCCTTCCTGATCCACGGCGGCACCGCGCTCGGCACCGGGCGGGGCGAGGCGGTCAGCCCGGTGCTGGCCCGCCCCACCTCCTGGCACTGGGTGGTGGCCATCGCCGACGGCGGCCTGTCCACCCCCGCCGCCTACCGGGAGCTGGACCGGCTGCGGGACGCCGGCACCGCCGGTGAGCCGCTCGGCAGCACCGACGGGCTGCTCGCGGCGCTGCGCCAGCGCGACCCCCGGGTGCTCGCCGCCGCCCTCGGCAACGACCTGCAGGACGCCGCGCTGGCCATGCGCCCGTCGCTCGCCGACACCCTCAAGGCCGGCGAGGCGGCCGGCGCGCTCGCCGGCATCGTCTCCGGCTCCGGCCCGACCTGCGTCTTCCTCGCCACCGGCGCGGCCGACGCGGAGCGGATCGCCGGCGAGGTGGAGGCGGCCGGGGTGTGCCGGGAGGCGCGGGTGGCCCACGGCCCGGTGGCCGGGGCCCGCGTCGTCTGA
- the rsmI gene encoding 16S rRNA (cytidine(1402)-2'-O)-methyltransferase: MSELGRLVLLGAPLGNPADASARFREVLATADVVAAEDTRRLTRLARDLDVAVPGRIVSYFEGNEERRTPELVEVLTAGYTVALVTDGGMPSVSDPGYRLVRGALDAGVPVTAAPGPSAVTTALALSGLPCDRFCFEGFLPRTPGARRSRLRALAAEERTLVFFEAPHRIAGALADLAAAFGADRPAALCRELTKTYEEVVRRPLGELADWAAEGEPRGEITLVVAGAPQRPAERPDDDTLRAAVAAREAAGLSRRDAITEVATEYALRRRDVYTVVHA; this comes from the coding sequence ATGTCCGAGCTCGGACGCCTGGTCCTGCTCGGCGCGCCGCTGGGCAACCCGGCCGACGCCTCGGCCCGGTTCCGCGAGGTGCTCGCCACCGCCGACGTGGTCGCCGCCGAGGACACCCGCCGCCTCACCCGGCTGGCCCGGGACCTCGACGTCGCCGTCCCGGGCCGGATCGTCTCCTACTTCGAGGGCAACGAGGAGCGGCGTACCCCCGAGCTGGTCGAGGTGCTGACCGCCGGGTACACGGTCGCCCTGGTCACCGACGGCGGCATGCCCAGCGTCTCCGACCCCGGGTACCGCCTGGTCCGGGGCGCGCTGGACGCCGGCGTGCCGGTCACCGCCGCGCCTGGCCCGAGCGCGGTCACCACCGCGCTGGCCCTGTCCGGCCTGCCCTGCGACCGGTTCTGCTTCGAGGGCTTCCTGCCCCGCACCCCCGGCGCGCGCCGGTCCCGGCTGCGGGCCCTCGCCGCCGAGGAACGGACGCTGGTCTTCTTCGAGGCCCCGCACCGGATCGCCGGCGCGCTGGCCGACCTGGCCGCCGCGTTCGGCGCCGACCGTCCGGCCGCGCTCTGCCGGGAGCTGACCAAGACGTACGAGGAGGTCGTCCGGCGGCCCCTCGGTGAGCTGGCCGACTGGGCCGCCGAGGGTGAGCCGCGTGGCGAGATCACCCTCGTGGTGGCCGGCGCGCCGCAGCGGCCGGCGGAACGCCCCGACGACGACACCCTGCGCGCCGCCGTCGCCGCGCGGGAGGCCGCCGGCCTCTCCCGCCGCGACGCCATCACCGAGGTCGCCACCGAGTACGCCCTGCGCCGCCGCGACGTCTACACCGTCGTCCACGCCTGA
- the metG gene encoding methionine--tRNA ligase, which yields MSHVLAAVAWPYANGPRHIGHVSGFGVPSDVFARYMRMAGHDVLMVSGTDEHGTPIQVQADAEGVTPRELADRYNRVIAEDLRALGLSYDLFTRTTTRNHYAVVQELFTGLHRNGYIVPKVTTGAISPSTGRTLPDRYIEGTCPICGYDSARGDQCDNCGNQLDPIDLINPKSKINGETPEFVETEHFFLDLPALADALRQWLDNREGWRPNVLRFSRNLLDDLQPRAITRDLEWGVPIPLDGWQDRPDKRIYVWFDAVIGYLSASIEWARRTGDPEAWRKWWSADGEGKDARGYYFMGKDNIVFHSVIWPALLGGYSGEGARDGQPGELGRLNLPTEVVSSEYLTMEGRKFSSSRKVVIYVRDFLERYDADALRYFIAVAGPESNDTDFTWAEFLRRNNDELVAGWGNLVNRSISMAAKNFGAIPPVDPAGLTEADEALLAVARAGFTTVGDLIAKHRQKQAIGEAMKVVAEANRYLSEQAPWKLKGEADKPRMGTILHVALQVVSDANTLLTPFLPHSAQQVHELLGGTGVHAPMPVIEEVEDLDGGPAYPVLTGDYTVGARWESVPIEAGRPLAAPKPVFRKLDPSIVDEELARLAG from the coding sequence ATGAGTCACGTTCTCGCCGCGGTCGCCTGGCCCTACGCCAACGGCCCGCGCCACATCGGCCACGTATCCGGATTCGGCGTTCCCTCCGACGTCTTCGCCCGGTACATGCGGATGGCCGGCCACGACGTGCTCATGGTCTCCGGCACCGACGAGCACGGCACCCCGATCCAGGTGCAGGCCGACGCCGAGGGGGTCACGCCGCGCGAGCTGGCCGACCGGTACAACCGGGTGATCGCCGAGGACCTCCGGGCGCTGGGCCTCTCCTACGACCTGTTCACCCGCACCACCACCCGCAACCACTACGCCGTGGTGCAGGAGCTCTTCACCGGGCTGCACCGCAACGGCTACATCGTCCCGAAGGTCACCACCGGCGCGATCTCCCCGTCCACCGGCCGGACCCTGCCCGACCGCTACATCGAGGGCACCTGTCCGATCTGCGGTTACGACAGCGCCCGTGGCGACCAGTGCGACAACTGCGGCAACCAGCTCGACCCGATCGACCTGATCAACCCGAAGTCGAAGATCAACGGCGAGACGCCGGAGTTCGTCGAGACCGAGCACTTCTTCCTCGACCTGCCGGCCCTCGCCGACGCGCTGCGCCAGTGGCTGGACAACCGGGAGGGGTGGCGCCCCAACGTGCTGCGGTTCTCCCGCAACCTGCTCGACGACCTCCAGCCCCGGGCCATCACCCGGGACCTGGAGTGGGGCGTGCCGATCCCGCTCGACGGCTGGCAGGACCGCCCCGACAAGCGGATCTACGTCTGGTTCGACGCGGTCATCGGCTACCTGTCCGCGTCCATCGAGTGGGCCCGCCGCACCGGCGACCCGGAGGCCTGGCGCAAGTGGTGGTCCGCCGACGGCGAGGGCAAGGACGCCCGTGGCTACTACTTCATGGGCAAGGACAACATCGTCTTCCACTCGGTGATCTGGCCGGCGCTGCTCGGCGGCTACTCCGGCGAGGGCGCGCGCGACGGCCAGCCGGGCGAACTGGGCCGGCTCAACCTCCCCACCGAGGTCGTCTCCAGCGAGTACCTGACCATGGAGGGACGCAAGTTCTCCTCCTCCCGCAAGGTCGTCATCTACGTCCGCGACTTCCTGGAGCGCTACGACGCCGACGCGCTGCGGTACTTCATCGCCGTCGCCGGCCCGGAGAGCAACGACACCGACTTCACCTGGGCCGAGTTCCTCCGCCGCAACAACGACGAACTGGTCGCCGGCTGGGGCAACCTGGTCAACCGCTCCATCTCGATGGCGGCGAAGAACTTCGGCGCGATCCCGCCGGTCGACCCGGCCGGGCTCACCGAGGCCGACGAGGCGCTGCTCGCGGTGGCCCGCGCCGGCTTCACCACCGTCGGCGACCTGATCGCCAAGCACCGGCAGAAGCAGGCGATCGGCGAGGCGATGAAGGTGGTCGCCGAGGCCAACAGGTACCTCTCCGAGCAGGCCCCGTGGAAGCTCAAGGGCGAGGCGGACAAGCCCCGGATGGGCACCATCCTGCACGTCGCCCTCCAGGTGGTCAGCGACGCCAACACGCTGCTCACGCCCTTCCTGCCGCACTCCGCGCAGCAGGTGCACGAGCTGCTCGGCGGCACCGGCGTGCACGCGCCGATGCCGGTCATCGAGGAGGTCGAGGACCTCGACGGCGGGCCGGCGTACCCGGTGCTGACCGGCGACTACACGGTCGGGGCGCGCTGGGAGTCGGTGCCGATCGAGGCGGGCCGGCCGCTCGCCGCGCCGAAGCCGGTCTTCCGCAAGCTCGACCCGTCGATCGTCGACGAGGAACTGGCCCGCCTGGCGGGCTGA
- a CDS encoding alpha/beta fold hydrolase, with protein sequence MPFITVGAENSAPIDLYYEDHGSGQPVVLIHGFPFNGATWEKQSGPLLAAGYRVITYDRRGFGASSQPASGYDYDTFAADLDMIMTELDLRNTILIGHSMGTGEVTRYLGTYGSNRVDRAVLLAPLAPFLLKTADNPEGVEQSLFDGFKQAIRDDRFAFLTQFCQNFFNWDANKGELVSEEAFRAHWNIGAQASAMGTLACVDAWLTDFRGDLPRIDVPVLIVQGDQDMVLPYPVTGQRLQPMLPTATLVTLNGAPHGIPWTNAGEVNQAIMEFVGAPAMARR encoded by the coding sequence ATGCCCTTCATCACCGTCGGCGCGGAGAACTCCGCGCCCATCGACCTGTACTACGAGGACCACGGCTCCGGACAGCCGGTGGTGCTGATCCACGGCTTCCCGTTCAACGGGGCGACGTGGGAGAAGCAGTCCGGCCCGCTGCTGGCGGCCGGCTACCGGGTGATCACGTACGACCGGCGGGGCTTCGGCGCGTCCAGCCAGCCGGCCTCGGGGTACGACTACGACACCTTCGCCGCCGACCTTGACATGATCATGACCGAGCTGGACCTGCGCAACACGATCCTGATCGGGCACTCGATGGGCACCGGTGAGGTGACCCGCTACCTGGGCACGTACGGGTCGAACCGGGTGGACCGGGCGGTGCTGCTCGCGCCGTTGGCGCCGTTCCTGCTGAAGACGGCGGACAATCCCGAAGGCGTGGAGCAGAGCCTCTTCGACGGGTTCAAGCAGGCCATCCGGGACGACCGGTTCGCCTTCCTCACCCAGTTCTGCCAGAACTTCTTCAACTGGGACGCCAACAAGGGCGAGCTGGTCAGCGAGGAGGCCTTCCGGGCCCACTGGAACATCGGGGCGCAGGCGTCGGCGATGGGGACGCTGGCCTGCGTGGACGCCTGGTTGACGGACTTCCGCGGCGACCTGCCCCGGATCGACGTGCCGGTGCTGATCGTGCAGGGCGACCAGGACATGGTGCTGCCGTACCCGGTGACCGGCCAGCGGTTGCAGCCGATGCTGCCGACGGCGACGTTGGTGACGTTGAACGGCGCCCCGCACGGCATCCCGTGGACCAACGCGGGCGAGGTGAACCAGGCGATCATGGAGTTCGTCGGCGCCCCGGCGATGGCCCGGCGCTGA